Proteins encoded in a region of the Phocoena phocoena chromosome X, mPhoPho1.1, whole genome shotgun sequence genome:
- the UBE2A gene encoding ubiquitin-conjugating enzyme E2 A isoform X3 codes for MSTPARRRLMRDFKRLQEDPPAGVSGAPSENNIMVWNAVIFGPEGTPFEDVYADGSICLDILQNRWSPTYDVSSILTSIQSLLDEPNPNSPANSQAAQLYQENKREYEKRVSAIVEQSWRDC; via the exons ATGTCCACCCCGGCTCGGCGGCGCCTCATGAGGGACTTCAAGAG GTTGCAGGAGGATCCTCCAGCCGGAGTCAGCGGGGCTCCATCCGAGAACAACATAATGGTTTGGAACGCGGTCATTTTTGG GCCTGAAGGGACCCCGTTTGAGGATG TCTATGCAGATGGTAGTATATGTCTGGACATACTTCAGAACCGTTGGAGTCCAACATATGATGTGTCTTCCATTTTAACATCCATACAG TCTCTTTTGGATGAACCCAATCCCAATAGTCCAGCAAACAGCCAGGCTGCTCAGCTGTACCAGGAGAACAAGCGGGAGTATGAAAAACGTGTTTCTGCGATAGTAGAACAGAGCTGGCGTGACTGTTGA
- the UBE2A gene encoding ubiquitin-conjugating enzyme E2 A isoform X2: MSTPARRRLMRDFKRLQEDPPAGVSGAPSENNIMVWNAVIFGPEGTPFEDGTFKLTIEFTEEYPNKPPTVRFVSKMFHPNVYADGSICLDILQNRWSPTYDVSSILTSIQFPWVKSLFGTVNF; encoded by the exons ATGTCCACCCCGGCTCGGCGGCGCCTCATGAGGGACTTCAAGAG GTTGCAGGAGGATCCTCCAGCCGGAGTCAGCGGGGCTCCATCCGAGAACAACATAATGGTTTGGAACGCGGTCATTTTTGG GCCTGAAGGGACCCCGTTTGAGGATG GAACCTTTAAGCTTACAATAGAATTCACTGAAGAATATCCGAATAAGCCACCTACGGTTAGATTTGTCTCTAAGATGTTTCATCCAAATG TCTATGCAGATGGTAGTATATGTCTGGACATACTTCAGAACCGTTGGAGTCCAACATATGATGTGTCTTCCATTTTAACATCCATACAG TTCCCCTGGGTGAAGAGCCTGTTTGGCACTGTGAACTTTTGA
- the UBE2A gene encoding ubiquitin-conjugating enzyme E2 A isoform X1, with product MSTPARRRLMRDFKRLQEDPPAGVSGAPSENNIMVWNAVIFGPEGTPFEDGTFKLTIEFTEEYPNKPPTVRFVSKMFHPNVYADGSICLDILQNRWSPTYDVSSILTSIQSLLDEPNPNSPANSQAAQLYQENKREYEKRVSAIVEQSWRDC from the exons ATGTCCACCCCGGCTCGGCGGCGCCTCATGAGGGACTTCAAGAG GTTGCAGGAGGATCCTCCAGCCGGAGTCAGCGGGGCTCCATCCGAGAACAACATAATGGTTTGGAACGCGGTCATTTTTGG GCCTGAAGGGACCCCGTTTGAGGATG GAACCTTTAAGCTTACAATAGAATTCACTGAAGAATATCCGAATAAGCCACCTACGGTTAGATTTGTCTCTAAGATGTTTCATCCAAATG TCTATGCAGATGGTAGTATATGTCTGGACATACTTCAGAACCGTTGGAGTCCAACATATGATGTGTCTTCCATTTTAACATCCATACAG TCTCTTTTGGATGAACCCAATCCCAATAGTCCAGCAAACAGCCAGGCTGCTCAGCTGTACCAGGAGAACAAGCGGGAGTATGAAAAACGTGTTTCTGCGATAGTAGAACAGAGCTGGCGTGACTGTTGA